Proteins from one Choloepus didactylus isolate mChoDid1 chromosome 4, mChoDid1.pri, whole genome shotgun sequence genomic window:
- the LOC119531162 gene encoding ras and EF-hand domain-containing protein-like isoform X2, protein MGKHLLEAFRGTGCPPTQVLTNLGSSCCLLDSKELEFSMELVDRGLKNRKEQVITLCENINLVELRLIQPYEHVITNCICEIKLQSLEMENLAIAVKRAQDQAAVQLSELEEEMGQRIQAAEHKTRKEENQKVKKALSEAQTQPFFRVS, encoded by the exons ATGGGAAAGCATCTGCTTGAGGCATTCAGAGGAACCGGTTGCCCT cccacccAGGTTCTCACAAATCTGGGAAGCAGCTGCTGCCTCCTTGATTCCAAGGAGCTGGAATTCTCAATGGAGCTTGTAGATCGCGGACTGAAAAACAG aaAAGAGCAAGTTATTACCCTGTGTGAAAACATCAACCTCGTGGAGTTGAGACTCATTCAGCCGTATGAACATGTTATAACAAACTGTATCTGTGAGATCAAACTTCAGAGCCTGGAAATGGAAAACCTGGCCATTGCCGTGAAGAG AGCCCAGGACCAGGCAGCCGTGCAGCTGAGTGAGCTGGAAGAGGAAATGGGTCAGAGGATTCAGGCAGCAGAACACAAGACACGGAAAGAA GAAAATCAGAAAGTGAAGAAAGCCCTTTCAGAAGCACAAacacagcctttcttcagagtgaGTTAG
- the LOC119531162 gene encoding uncharacterized protein LOC119531162 isoform X1 yields the protein MGKHLLEAFRGTGCPPTQVLTNLGSSCCLLDSKELEFSMELVDRGLKNRKEQVITLCENINLVELRLIQPYEHVITNCICEIKLQSLEMENLAIAVKRAQDQAAVQLSELEEEMGQRIQAAEHKTRKEWFCSSVSGMSNPTNPRLSLNLLPLMKPSLITQLFPL from the exons ATGGGAAAGCATCTGCTTGAGGCATTCAGAGGAACCGGTTGCCCT cccacccAGGTTCTCACAAATCTGGGAAGCAGCTGCTGCCTCCTTGATTCCAAGGAGCTGGAATTCTCAATGGAGCTTGTAGATCGCGGACTGAAAAACAG aaAAGAGCAAGTTATTACCCTGTGTGAAAACATCAACCTCGTGGAGTTGAGACTCATTCAGCCGTATGAACATGTTATAACAAACTGTATCTGTGAGATCAAACTTCAGAGCCTGGAAATGGAAAACCTGGCCATTGCCGTGAAGAG AGCCCAGGACCAGGCAGCCGTGCAGCTGAGTGAGCTGGAAGAGGAAATGGGTCAGAGGATTCAGGCAGCAGAACACAAGACACGGAAAGAA TGGTTCTGCTCTTCTGTGTCTGGAATGTCAAATCCTACTAATCCAAGACTCAGCCTGAATCTTCTACCCCTCATGAAGCCCTCCCTGATAACTCAACTCTTCCCTTTGTGA
- the LOC119531162 gene encoding ras and EF-hand domain-containing protein-like isoform X3, with protein MEEDKFDLSEEDMIARVNIKEQVITLCENINLVELRLIQPYEHVITNCICEIKLQSLEMENLAIAVKRAQDQAAVQLSELEEEMGQRIQAAEHKTRKEWFCSSVSGMSNPTNPRLSLNLLPLMKPSLITQLFPL; from the exons ATGGAGGAGGATAAATTTGACCTTTCTGAAGAGGACATGATAGCTAgagtaaatat aaAAGAGCAAGTTATTACCCTGTGTGAAAACATCAACCTCGTGGAGTTGAGACTCATTCAGCCGTATGAACATGTTATAACAAACTGTATCTGTGAGATCAAACTTCAGAGCCTGGAAATGGAAAACCTGGCCATTGCCGTGAAGAG AGCCCAGGACCAGGCAGCCGTGCAGCTGAGTGAGCTGGAAGAGGAAATGGGTCAGAGGATTCAGGCAGCAGAACACAAGACACGGAAAGAA TGGTTCTGCTCTTCTGTGTCTGGAATGTCAAATCCTACTAATCCAAGACTCAGCCTGAATCTTCTACCCCTCATGAAGCCCTCCCTGATAACTCAACTCTTCCCTTTGTGA